Proteins co-encoded in one Camelus bactrianus isolate YW-2024 breed Bactrian camel chromosome 6, ASM4877302v1, whole genome shotgun sequence genomic window:
- the KNL1 gene encoding outer kinetochore KNL1 complex subunit KNL1 isoform X1, with the protein MDGVSSDANEENDNIERPVRRRHSSILKPPRSPLQDLRGGNETVQESNALRNKKNSRRVSFADTIKVFQTESHMKIVRKSEITETEAGGNVLFIQNENPEDNCCEITGMNTLLCAPIQTQMQQREISIAEHNHERKHSNEQTVIFSDENQMDLTASHTVMITRGPLDCTKSVKSTKIDTTSFLAKLKLHTEDSRMKKELNFSMDQNTSSEKKINFNDFVKRLKTGKSNASSPFTGPDKENSEIPIHSKESNRTSSIHQMHVSVNVDESSSNMTRIFREQDDGMNFTQCHTANIQTLVPTSSEASLRKFKGDDTTIYGDDFMDLTSNHTTQMLPSADNLSEIENQTQNVMMDVSTGYGTKALGQKAIFKDKLNDAFQDPSLNPKCEIHATRNHIAGTETHTVTQASNQDIRTLARIPEFICSSPAIQECKTFFYSSCNDAMELTKCFSSMREEKNLLKHDTDYSKMYPNPDAISLFREKTIYSGEDSMDITKSHSVAIDNQIFKQDQANVQIAAAPVSEKEMMLQKHVIVSEVEEMNINYSSVPHASKERLQQSLENPLFLSLTDKKTEIFTDEDMDLTKSHTANLGSQSPLASYSLAPENITKSHSHSKSPSDEWKEITKGHIELSQQPNIISKNIPTDTLDKEKDQILKISSHLDKDSPQSPDINKDIATSHGIVYSGGDLDKQLPLRNRRNTVSCEQSLFPATKPLFSLEEQYAMKSHIAVNNQTVKSVPGQNSKLLEPLRKSSGNPRPDCSHDKVIVCSEEEQNMDLTKSHTVVIGFGTSEVVELGKTNLENGNSQLTTVNRQTAIKAEKCNESPIEKTGVFTSNDIMDVLEDKSVQKTSILSEKQDVKICGRKSVGRLKIDKTIVFSEGDENDMDITKSYTVEINHRPLLDEHDSHSMPLARSSKTLLYTCGQDDMEVTRSHTTAIECKTVSPDKRTTRPVDKTIMFTDNHEELEMTKSHTVFIDYQAKERTLLLDKPNFELFKRKSSEKSKVTPTPAEESVFFPENSEKVSQLTPPGEWSNNDPLEKAVAFVTGDNVEVSKSTICKNDKNVQKPGFLNETLSGKSHRRKSLRLKNGETIAFSKNDKNDTDIIQSCTVEINNKSPLEDREDCHLVPLEGTSKTILYTCGQDEMELTRSYTTSLECKTVSPDKRTTRPMDKTVMFVDNHSDLEVTKSHTVFIDCQTTEKILQECPKFGITKGKTLGVSFPKDGSSVQEITEKQALAVENEIALHTEQKHCVIPFVPTNVLSRGQDETEIKFHSTAVDEEVMKVVDQACTLEKAKMESCHLNSTDGRNVDFTNTPAAASCGSSDNYSCLPNVASFFDNLEGNVMSSCDKDVKASHCPVQNDLTYAKDLARKYYLKSEGLPLSAPCSLLENEKVVQSNTQGQLDSVTTVSKDQDLIKEPQNLLANETLICGEDVGEMTKLNSKQVSFKLPKNQMEAFVDNVEHSLKKTFVGNVCVASQHHLSTRLPSLPQQGQNIVNKDEAVLSKDGNKNLNIRGNSSVPTCENESEMLNEKQFTIACKKELKKNIETAKCNTTIDFHSNSDLTKQLIQTRINPREVSDSIISSNAAPFSSVKPNLNSLNEKTEEFLDFQPVHIPPPKQLHDLVNKAHSDTSIMQATEIDNINIVSSNVKDDRDEENKVSHSGAETNSVPLMTVVKDKARRCSLGIFLPRLPNKRNCSVTGTHDLKQSPADTTDLSRLETQAVSSKDSGIGFVVAKLNLSPSQYINEENLPIYPGEINSSDSISIDTEEKALTEPCQKEISPSENKMEETCNNQKRTWVQEDDDDTQNEKKIRKSEIRFSGAAQDQEIFDHHDEGDIDKNADSVLIKSLSRTPSSCSCSLDSIKADGTSLDCSTHPNSQMESQFLGDTICEESLKEKLKDGRITIKEFFILLQVHILIQKPRQSNLPAKFTINTPPTPEDLMLSQYVYRPKVQIYREDCEALRQKIDELKLSALNQDKLLTDVNRNLWEKMRHCSDEELKAFGIYLNKIKSRFTKMTKVFTHQGKVALYSKLVQSAQNEREKLQIRIDEMDNILKKMDNCLTEVEIEAKNLGDEEEDNLMEEWDSEMRAAEKELEQLKTEEEKLQRNLLELEVQKEQTLAQIDFVQKQTNRTEELLDQLSLSEWDVIEWSDDQAVFTFLYDTVELTITFGEPVVGLPFLNKAYRKIVDLNFQSLLDEDKAPPSSLLVHNLIFQYIEQQEFWKKKCTTQHQVPKMLQEISLVVSHCKLLGEEIEFLKRWGPNYNLMNIDVNNTELKLLFSSSAAFAKFEITLFLSAHYPSVPLPFSIQKHLGNIGQDEITASLSKVPLEDNYLKNVVKQIYQDLLQD; encoded by the exons ATTTTGAAACCCCCAAGGAGTCCTCTTCAAGACCTCAGAGGTGGGAATGAAACTGTTCAG GAATCCAATGCtttgagaaataagaaaaattctcGTCGAGTCAGCTTTGCAGATACTATAAA ggTATTCCAGACAGAATCTCATATGAAAATAGTGAGAAAGTCGGAAATTACAG aaacagaagCAGGAGGAAATGTTCTGTTTATACA gaatgagaatccagaagatAACTGCTGTGAGATTACTG GAATGAACACATTGCTTTGTGCTCCCATTCAAACCCAGATGCAACAGAGAGAG ATTTCAATTGCAGAACACAACCATGAAAGGAAACATTCAAATGAACAGACAGTcatcttttcagatgaaaatcaGATGGACCTGACGGCAAGTCACACCGTGATGATTACCAGAGGCCCTTTAGATTGTACCAAAAGTGTAAAGTCCACCAAGATAGATACCACATCATTTCTGGCTAAGTTAAAGCTCCATACTGAGGAttcaagaatgaaaaaagaattaaatttttccATGGATCAAAACACgtcttcagaaaagaaaataaatttcaatgaCTTTGTGAAAAgattgaaaacaggaaaatcaaATGCTTCTTCTCCTTTCACAGGACCTGATAAAGAAAATTCTGAGATACCTATTCATTCCAAAGAATCAAATAGGACCTCTTCTATACATCAAATGCATGTATCTGTTAATGTAGATGAAAGTAGCAGTAATATGACTAGAATCTTTAGAGAACAAGATGATGGGATGAATTTTACCCAGTGTCATACAGCCAATATTCAGACTTTGGTTCCCACATCTAGTGAGGCCAGCTTAAGGAAATTTAAAGGTGATGATACTACAATTTATGGTGATGACTTTATGGACTTAACAAGTAACCATACTACACAGATGTTACCTTCAGCAGATAATCTGTCTGAAATAGAAAATCAAACTCAGAATGTCATGATGGATGTTTCAACAGGTTATGGAACTAAAGCTCTGGGACAGAAGGCAATCTTTAAGGATAAACTGAATGATGCTTTTCAAGACCCTTCCTTAAACCCTAAATGTGAAATACATGCTACCAGAAATCATATTGCAGGGACAGAaactcacacagtcacacaggcATCTAACCAAGATATCAGAACATTGGCCAGGATCCCAGAATTTATTTGTTCCAGTCCAGCTATTCAAGAATGTAAAACATTTTTCTATTCTAGTTGTAACGATGCCATGGAACTGACCAAGTGTTTCTCAAGTATGAGAGAGGAGAAAAATTTGCTAAAGCATGACACTGATTATTCTAAAATGTATCCCAATCCAGATGCCATCTCTCTTTTCAGAGAGAAAACTATTTATTCAGGAGAGGATAGCATGGACATTACCAAGAGTCATTCAGTTGCAATAGATAATCAGATTTTTAAACAAGATCAGGCAAATGTACAGATAGCAGCTGCACcagtatctgaaaaagaaatgatgcTCCAAAAGCACGTAATCGTGTCAGAGGTTGAGGAAATGAACATAAATTATAGCTCAGTTCCACATGCGTCTAAGGAAAGATTACAGCAGAGCCTGGAAAatcctttatttctttcattgactgacaaaaagactgaaatcttcaCAGATGAAGATATGGATTTGActaaaagtcacacagctaactTAGGAAGTCAGTCTCCTCTTGCATCTTACAGTCTAGCACCTGAGAATATTACTAAATCTCACTCTCACAGCAAAAGCCCTTCAGATGAATGGAAAGAAATCACCAAAGGTCATATTGAACTGTCCCAACAACCAAACATAATATCTAAGAACATCCCAACTGACACCTTGGACAAAGAAAAAGATCAAATTTTGAAGATTTCTTCCCATCTTGATAAAGATTCTCCTCAGTCACCTGATATTAACAAGGACATAGCAACAAGCCATGGTATAGTATACTCTGGTGGAGATCTTGATAAACAACTACcactgagaaacaggagaaatACAGTTTCTTGTGAACAATCTTTGTTTCCTGCTACAAAGCCATTATTTTCATTAGAAGAACAATATGCCATGAAAAGTCATATTGCTGTTAACAATCAAACGGTGAAATCTGTACCAGGCCAGAATTCTAAACTACTTGAGCCACTAAGGAAAAGTTCAGGCAATCCCAGGCCTGACTGTTCTCATGACAAGGTAATTGTTTGTTCCGAGGAGGAGCAAAATATGGATCTAACCAAGAGTCACACTGTTGTCATTGGATTTGGTACTTCTGAAGTAGTAGAACTGGGCAAGACTAATTTAGAAAACGGTAACAGCCAGCTAACAACAGTAAACAGACAAACAGCCATAAAAGCTGAAAAATGTAATGAAAGTCCTATAGAAAAAACTGGAGTATTTACTTCTAATGATATTATGGATGTGTTGGAGGACAAAAGTGTACAGAAAACTAGTATTCTAAGTGAAAAGCAAGATGTTAAAATTTGTGGAAGGAAAAGTGTTGGCAGACTAAAAATTGATAAGACTATTGTATTTTCAGAGGGAGATGAGAATGATATGGATATCACCAAGAGTTATACAGTGGAAATAAATCATAGACCTTTATTAGATGAACATGATTCCCATTCAATGCCTTTGGCAAGAAGTTCTAAAACTCTTTTGTATACATGTGGGCAGGATGACATGGAGGTCACCAGAAGTCACACAACTGCCATAGAATGTAAAACTGTCTCACCAGATAAAAGAACCACTAGGCCTGTGGACAAAACTATAATGTTTACAGATAATCATGAGGAACTAGAAATGACAAAgtcccacactgttttcattGACTACCAAGCAAAGGAGAGAACTCTGCTTCTAGACAAACCTAACTTTGAACTATTCAAAAGAAAAAGCTCAGAAAAATCAAAAGTGACACCGACTCCTGCTGAGGAGAGTGTTTTCTTTCCAGAGAATAGTGAAAAAGTCAGCCAGCTAACACCACCTGGGGAATGGTCTAATAATGATCCTTTGGAGAAAGCTGTAGCATTTGTAACTGGTGATAATGTGGAAGTGTCTAAATCAACCATttgtaaaaatgataaaaatgtacaaaagCCTGGGTTTCTGAATGAAACTCTATCAGGCAAAAGTCACAGAAGGAAAAGCCTTAGACTGAAAAATGGCGAGACCATTGCATTttcaaagaatgataaaaatgatACGGATATCATCCAGAGTTGTACagtggaaataaataataaaagtccCCTGGAAGATAGAGAGGACTGCCATTTAGTGCCTTTAGAAGGAACTTCTAAAACTATTTTGTATACATGTGGGCAGGATGAAATGGAGCTCACCAGAAGTTATACAACTTCCTTAGAATGTAAAACTGTCTCACCAGATAAAAGAACCACTAGGCCTATGGATAAAACTGTAATGTTTGTAGATAATCACAGTGATCTGGAAGTTACTAAgtcccacactgttttcattGATTGTCAAAccacagagaaaatacttcaagaGTGCCCTAAATTTggaataacaaaaggaaaaacctTGGGTGTTTCTTTTCCTAAGGATGGTAGCTCTGTTCAAGAAATCACTGAAAAACAAGCACTGGCTGTAGAAAACGAAATTGCTCTTCACACTGAGCAAAAGCATTGTGTGATACCCTTTGTTCCTACTAACGTGTTGTCTAGAGGTCAAGATGAGACAGAAATCAAATTCCATAGCACTGCTGTGGATGAAGAGGTCATGAAAGTTGTAGACCAGGCCTGTACATTGGAAAAAGCCAAAATGGAAAGCTGTCACTTAAATAGTACAGATGGAAGAAATGTGGACTTTACAAACACTCCTGCAGCTGCTAGTTGTGGATCCAGTGATAATTATTCCTGTTTACCTAATGTTGCTTCCTTTTTTGATAATTTGGAGGGGAATGTCATGTCCTCATGTGATAAAGATGTAAAAGCCAGTCATTGCCCAGTGCAAAATGATCTTACTTATGCAAAAGATTTAGCCCGTAAATATTACTTGAAATCTGAGGGActgcctctctctgctccttGTTCTTTGTTAGAGAATGAAAAAGTTGTTCAATCCAATACCCAAGGACAGTTAGACAGTGTCACAACAGTGTCCAAAGATCAAGATCTGATTAAGGAACCCCAAAACCTATTAGCTAATGAAACTTTAATATGTGGTGAAGATGTGGGGGAAATGACTAAACTTAACTCAAAACAAGTATCTTTTAAGCTTCCAAAGAATCAGATGGAGGCCTTTGTTGATAATGTGGAACATAGTTTAAAGAAGACCTTTGTTGGTAATGTTTGTGTTGCTTCTCAGCATCATCTGTCAACTCGGCTACCATCATTACCTCAACAAGGGCAGAATATTGTCAATAAAGATGAAGCAGTATTGTCTAAAGATGGaaataagaatttaaatattAGAGGAAATTCTTCTGTACCCACATGTGAAAACGAGTCTGAAATGCTCAATGAGAAACAGTTTACCATAGCCTGtaaaaaagaactgaagaaaaatattGAAACAGCTAAATGTAACACAACTATAGATTTCCACAGTAATTCAGACTTGACTAAGCAGCTTATTCAAACTCGTATCAATCCTAGAGAAGTATCAGATTCTATAATTTCATCCAATGCTGCACCTTTTAGTAGTGTCAAACCAAATCTGAATAGtttgaatgagaaaactgaagaatttTTAGATTTCCAACCTGTTCATATACCACCTCCAAAACAATTACATGACTTAGTAAATAAGGCACACAGTGATACAAGTATAATGCAAGCCACAGAAATAGATAATATTAACATAGTGTCTAGCAATGTTAAAGATGatagagatgaagaaaataaagtttctcaCAGTGGAGCTGAAACCAACTCTGTACCGTTAATGACAGTTGTAAAAGATAAAGCAAGGAGATGTTCTTTGGGAATATTTTTGCCCAGATTGCCAAATAAGAGAAATTGTAGTGTCACTGGTACTCATGACCTGAAACAGAGTCCAGCAGACACAACTGATTTAAGTCGCTTAGAAACTCAGGCAGTCTCCAGTAAGGATTCAGGCATTGGATTTGTTGTAGCTAAACTGAACTTAAGTCCATCACAgtatataaatgaagaaaatcttcCTATATATCCTGGTGAGATTAATTCCTCAGACTCAATTAGCATAGATACTGAGGAAAAGGCTTTGACTGAACCATGCCAAAAAGAGATTTCaccatctgaaaataaaatggaagaaaccTGCAATAACCAAAAAAGAACCTGGGTAcaagaagatgatgatgatactcagaatgagaaaaaaatcagaaaaagcgAGATTAGGTTTAGTGGTGCTGCCCAAGATCAGGAG ATTTTTGATCACCATGATGAAGGGGATATAGATAAAAATGCTGACAGTGTATTGATAAAAAGCCTAAGCAGGACCCCATCTAGTTGCAGCTGTTCTCTGGATTCGATCAAGGCTGATGGGACCTCTCTGGACTGTAGCA CGCACCCTAATAGTCAAATGGAATCACAGTTTCTCGGAGACACCATTTGTGAAGAGAGCTTGAAGGAG aaACTCAAAGATGGAAGAATAACAATAAAGGAGTTCTTTATACTTCTTCAGGTTCACATTCTGATACAGAAACCCCGACAGAGCAATCTCCCGGCTAAA tttactaTAAACACACCACCTACTCCAGAAGACCTGATGTTAAGTCAGTATGTTTACCGACCCAAAGTACAGATTTATAGAGAAGACTGTGAAGCTCTTCGCCAGAAGATTGATGA atTAAAGCTTTCTGCACTGAATCAAGATAAACTGTTGACTGATGTAAATAGGAACCTCTGGGAAAAAATGAGACACTGCTCTGATGAGGAG CTAAAGGCCTTTGGAATTTATCTGAACAAAATAAAATCGCGTTTTACCAAGATGACTAAAGTCTTCACTCACCAAGGAAAAGTGGCTCTATACAGCAAGCTGGTGCAGTCAGCTCAG AATGAGAGGGAGAAACTTCAAATAAGGATAGATGAGATGGACAACATACTTAAGAAGATGGATAACTGTCTCACTGAGGTGGAAATAG AAGCTAAGAATTTGGGGGATGAAGAGGAGGACAATCTTATGGAAGAATGGGATTCTGAAATGAGAGCTGCAGAGAAAG aactggaACAGCTGAAAACTGAGGAAGAAAAGCTTCAAAG AAATCTCTTAGAACTGGAGGTACAGAAAGAGCAGACCCTTGCTCAAATAGACTTtgtgcaaaaacaaacaaatagaactGAAGAGCTACTGGATCAGTTGAG